A genomic window from Sandaracinaceae bacterium includes:
- a CDS encoding PEGA domain-containing protein, with protein sequence MQLRSKWVLALALGVLQPSVVHADAPRALMMAPMGDADEEMTSNAMTEVRATLEHQGVVFVMAPRGLSLECETQACRSAAAAQAGANIAVTVLVWRPTSFRAEGRVEVALTDVSGETVGAEVDFAADELLAAVQAARGALERFGQRTRVALEITGIEGAAVLVDGRPVGVVPYRGSLGTGPHRIRVVADGEVLFTREVNVEQGAEPILLRVDGDEPAEDDADAAASERTGGSTAGVAAGSALGVAGVGAVLWVVVEAARSGCADRNALGECTSQRELRRGPAVAVGVGAAMLATGVVLILRSRGSSEPGPEVSARVSPTSAALNVSF encoded by the coding sequence ATGCAGCTGCGCAGCAAGTGGGTCTTGGCGCTGGCCCTGGGGGTTCTCCAGCCGAGCGTGGTGCACGCCGACGCGCCCCGCGCGCTGATGATGGCGCCCATGGGGGACGCCGACGAAGAGATGACCAGCAACGCCATGACCGAGGTGCGCGCCACGCTCGAGCATCAGGGCGTGGTGTTCGTCATGGCGCCGCGTGGGCTCTCGCTCGAGTGTGAGACGCAGGCGTGTCGGTCGGCCGCGGCAGCCCAAGCCGGCGCCAACATCGCGGTCACGGTGCTGGTCTGGCGGCCCACGTCCTTCCGCGCCGAGGGGCGCGTGGAGGTGGCCCTCACCGACGTGTCGGGCGAGACCGTGGGCGCCGAGGTGGATTTCGCCGCGGACGAGCTGTTGGCCGCCGTGCAGGCCGCGCGCGGCGCGCTCGAGCGCTTTGGCCAGCGCACGCGCGTGGCGCTCGAGATCACGGGCATCGAGGGGGCCGCCGTGCTGGTGGACGGACGCCCGGTGGGCGTGGTGCCCTACCGCGGCAGCCTGGGCACCGGACCGCATCGCATCCGGGTGGTGGCCGACGGTGAGGTCTTGTTCACCCGCGAGGTGAACGTGGAGCAGGGCGCCGAGCCCATCCTCCTGCGCGTGGACGGCGACGAGCCCGCAGAAGACGACGCTGACGCGGCCGCGAGCGAGCGCACGGGTGGGTCCACCGCGGGCGTGGCGGCAGGCTCCGCGCTCGGGGTGGCGGGCGTGGGCGCCGTGCTCTGGGTGGTGGTCGAGGCCGCCCGTAGCGGCTGCGCGGACCGCAACGCGCTCGGCGAGTGCACGAGTCAGCGTGAGCTGCGGCGTGGGCCCGCCGTGGCTGTGGGTGTGGGGGCGGCCATGCTGGCCACGGGCGTGGTCCTCATCCTGCGCTCGCGGGGCTCGAGCGAGCCGGGGCCCGAGGTGAGCGCACGCGTCTCGCCCACGAGCGCAGCGCTCAACGTCTCGTTCTGA